In Brassica rapa cultivar Chiifu-401-42 chromosome A06, CAAS_Brap_v3.01, whole genome shotgun sequence, a single window of DNA contains:
- the LOC103871402 gene encoding polyadenylate-binding protein 8: protein MAQIQNANGGVAVSGAGAAAAVVGAGQQGTTSLYVGDLDQTVTDSQLFEAFSQAGQVVSVRVCRDMTTRRSLGYGYVNYATPQDATRALNELNFMALNGRAIRVMYSVRDPSVRKSGLGNIFIKNLDKSIDHKALHETFSAFGAILSCKVAVDPSGQSKGYGFVQYDTEEAAQRAIEQLNGMLLNDKQVYVGPFVHKQQRDPSGEKVKFNNVYVKNLSESMSDEELKKVFGEFGVTTSCVIMRDGEGKSKGFGFVNFESSEDAAKAVEALNGKTFDDKEWFVGRAQKKSERENELKQKYEQSLKEAADKSQGSNLYVKNLDESVTDEKLREHFTSFGTITSCKVMRDPTGVSRGSGFVAFSTPEEASRAIAEMNGKMIVSKPLYVALAQRKEDRKARLQAQFSQMRPVPAVGPRMPMYPPGGPPMGQQLFYGQGPPGMIPPQPGYGYQQQLVPGMRPGGSPMPNFFMPMMQQGQQQQQQQRPGGGGRRGGALPQQPSPMMQPQQMHPRGRMYRYPQRDVNPMPGLTPNMLSVPYDVSGGGAHLRDSPAASQPVPIGALATSLANAAPEHQRTMLGENLYPLVEQLEPESAAKVTGMLLEMDQTEVLHLLESPDALKAKVAEAMDVLRSVAQQQQAGGAADQLASLSLGDNIVP, encoded by the exons ATGGCGCAGATTCAGAATGCCAACGGTGGAGTAGCGGTTTCCGGTGCCGGCGCGGCGGCGGCTGTGGTCGGAGCGGGGCAGCAGGGGACGACGTCGCTGTACGTGGGAGATCTAGACCAGACGGTGACGGATTCGCAGCTGTTCGAGGCGTTTAGCCAAGCGGGACAGGTGGTTTCGGTTCGTGTCTGTAGAGACATGACGACAAGGAGATCTCTTGGCTACGGATACGTTAATTACGCCACTCCTCAAGATG CTACGAGGGCACTGAATGAGCTGAACTTCATGGCTCTCAATGGAAGGGCTATTAGAGTTATGTACTCTGTCCGTGATCCAAGTGTCCGTAAAAGCGGTCTTGGTAACATATTCATCAAG AATCTTGACAAATCAATTGATCACAAAGCACTCCACGAGACATTCTCCGCCTTTGGTGCTATCCTGTCTTGCAAAGTGGCTGTTGACCCCTCTGGCCAGTCCAAAGGCTACGGCTTTGTGCAGTACGACACCGAAGAAGCAGCTCAAAGAGCCATAGAGCAGTTGAATGGGATGCTTCTCAACGACAAGCAAGTCTACGTTGGACCCTTTGTTCACAAGCAGCAGAGAGACCCTTCTGGCGAGAAGGTGAAGTTCAACAACGTCTATGTCAAAAACCTGTCGGAGTCCATGAGCGACGAGGAGCTGAAGAAAGTGTTTGGAGAGTTTGGTGTGACTACTAGCTGCGTTATCATGAGAGATGGGGAAGGCAAGTCTAAAGGCTTTGGATTTGTGAATTTTGAGAGTTCAGAAGACGCAGCCAAAGCTGTTGAGGCTTTAAATGGAAAGACCTTTGACGACAAGGAGTGGTTTGTTGGGAGAGCTCAGAAGAAGTCGGAGAGGGAAAACGAACTCAAGCAAAAGTATGAGCAGAGTTTGAAGGAGGCTGCAGATAAGTCTCAGGGGTCTAACTTGTATGTTAAGAACTTGGATGAGTCTGTCACAGATGAGAAGCTCAGGGAACATTTTACTTCCTTTGGAACTATTACATCCTGCAAG GTGATGCGTGACCCTACTGGAGTGAGTAGAGGATCTGGATTTGTGGCATTCTCAACTCCTGAGGAAGCATCTAGAGCT ATTGCTGAGATGAATGGTAAAATGATTGTCTCAAAGCCTCTATATGTCGCTCTTGCACAGAGGAAAGAAGACCGCAAAGCTAGGTTACAG GCTCAGTTTTCACAGATGAGGCCAGTACCTGCGGTTGGTCCAAGGATGCCAATGTATCCACCAGGTGGCCCACCAATGGGTCAACAACTCTTCTATGGCCAAGGACCTCCTGGCATGATTCCTCCTCAG CCTGGATACGGGTATCAACAACAGCTTGTACCGGGCATGAGACCTGGCGGCTCACCGATGCCAAACTTCTTCATGCCTATGATGCAACAAGGCCAGCAACAACAGCAGCAGCAACGACCTGGTGGTGGTGGTAGAAGAGGAGGAGCTCTTCCACAACAACCTTCCCCTATGATGCAGCCACAGCAG ATGCATCCAAGGGGTAGAATGTATAGGTATCCACAGAGAGATGTAAACCCAATGCCTGGTCTTACTCCAAACATGCTGTCTGTACCGTATGATGTGTCTGGTGGTGGTGCTCATCTTCGTGATTCACCTGCTGCTTCTCAGCCTGTTCCTATTGGAGCTTTGGCTACATCACTAGCTAATGCGGCTCCTGAGCATCAGAGAAcg ATGCTTGGTGAGAATCTGTACCCACTAGTGGAGCAGCTTGAGCCAGAATCAGCAGCTAAAGTCACGGGAATGCTTCTTGAAATGGACCAAACCGAAGTACTTCACTTGCTGGAATCTCCTGATGCACTTAAAGCTAAAGTTGCAGAGGCAATGGATGTGCTGAGGAGTGTAGCTCAGCAGCAGCAAGCTGGTGGTGCAGCTGATCAGTTAGCGTCTCTGTCTCTTGGAGACAACATCGTACCTTGA